In a single window of the Flavivirga spongiicola genome:
- a CDS encoding NAD(P)H-dependent flavin oxidoreductase, translated as MASKLTELLNIKHPVIQAPMFLVSNVAMVIEAMKGGIAGCIPALNYRTLEELRSAIKELKANRVAGGSFGFNLIVNKSNVKYKGQLEILCEVGCDFIITSLGSPEETINQAHKVGIKVFCDVVDLKFAKKVEQLGADAIIAVNNQAGGHRGDKSPEDLIKELSSNCHIPIISAGGVGSKGDIDSMLSYGAAGVSVGSPFIASFEANVTNEYKQACVDYGANDIVMTERISGTPCTVINTPYVQKIGTKQTWLESVLNKNKKLKKWVKMIRFSIGMNATKNAATKATYKTVWVAGPSIEHTKEILPTKEIINRLVN; from the coding sequence ATGGCTAGTAAACTTACCGAACTTCTAAATATAAAACACCCAGTAATTCAAGCCCCTATGTTTTTAGTTTCTAACGTTGCTATGGTTATTGAAGCAATGAAAGGTGGTATTGCTGGTTGTATTCCTGCATTAAACTATAGAACACTTGAAGAATTAAGATCTGCTATAAAAGAATTAAAAGCTAATAGAGTAGCGGGTGGATCTTTCGGGTTTAATTTAATCGTTAATAAATCGAATGTAAAGTATAAAGGACAATTAGAAATTCTTTGTGAAGTCGGGTGTGATTTTATTATCACATCTTTAGGAAGCCCAGAGGAAACAATCAATCAAGCACATAAAGTTGGTATTAAAGTGTTTTGTGATGTGGTTGATTTAAAATTTGCAAAAAAGGTAGAACAACTTGGGGCTGATGCTATTATAGCGGTAAATAATCAGGCTGGCGGTCATCGAGGTGATAAATCACCAGAAGATTTGATTAAAGAATTAAGTTCAAATTGTCATATTCCTATAATTTCTGCTGGTGGTGTTGGAAGTAAGGGAGATATTGATAGTATGTTGAGTTATGGTGCAGCAGGAGTATCTGTTGGAAGTCCTTTTATAGCCTCTTTTGAAGCGAATGTTACTAACGAATATAAACAAGCTTGTGTTGATTATGGTGCAAATGATATTGTCATGACTGAACGTATTTCAGGAACCCCATGCACCGTGATAAATACACCTTATGTTCAAAAAATTGGAACAAAACAAACTTGGCTGGAATCTGTTTTAAATAAAAACAAAAAGCTTAAAAAGTGGGTGAAAATGATTCGTTTCTCAATTGGTATGAATGCAACTAAAAACGCAGCTACCAAAGCAACATATAAAACAGTTTGGGTAGCAGGACCTAGTATTGAGCATACAAAAGAAATTCTACCGACAAAAGAAATTATTAATCGTTTGGTTAATTAA
- a CDS encoding nicotinate-nucleotide adenylyltransferase has product MEKILFGLFIFGLTAQVNSQTIELPNTLISVNYKYLDATDSDNAPKEVKRLEDEILNYNHKEISKLYNDTDKVYEVSFSVPKGKIVAAYDKNGKIIRTNEKYYNVRLPLEVAQAISKRFPNWGIIEDVYLIKYHCDKDSLKQEYKVKIKNNTEIIKVRTDEKGIFL; this is encoded by the coding sequence ATGGAAAAAATATTATTTGGTTTATTTATTTTTGGATTAACCGCCCAAGTCAACTCACAAACAATTGAATTACCAAACACATTAATTTCAGTAAATTACAAATATTTAGACGCAACAGATTCAGATAATGCTCCTAAAGAAGTTAAAAGGTTAGAAGATGAAATTCTAAATTACAATCATAAAGAAATCTCAAAACTTTACAATGATACTGATAAAGTCTACGAAGTATCTTTTTCTGTTCCTAAAGGAAAAATAGTTGCTGCTTATGATAAAAATGGAAAAATAATAAGAACTAACGAAAAGTATTACAATGTAAGATTACCATTGGAAGTTGCTCAAGCCATTTCAAAACGATTTCCAAATTGGGGCATCATTGAAGATGTTTATCTTATTAAATATCATTGTGATAAAGATTCTTTAAAACAGGAATACAAAGTCAAAATAAAAAATAACACTGAAATTATTAAGGTAAGAACCGACGAAAAAGGAATATTCTTATAA
- a CDS encoding class I SAM-dependent rRNA methyltransferase: protein MSFSTKIKSDYIPKRLAVKLNAKGEQFVVKKHPWVFSNNIVKINDGSRTGDLAIIFSKNKNKVVGLGLYDANSPIRIKIIHSDSSKVEINADFFHHKIEEAHKKRLSLLKTNTTSYRLLFGENDGFPGLIADVYDTVLVVKLYSEIWLPYLESILKSLQKISNTDTIVIRLSRGLQQSKNHQLKDGDVVFGVLENEVVQFIEHHVKFSANVIKGHKTGYFLDHRANRKQVGEWSKGKTVLDVFSYAGGFSVHALYHGAKEVTSLDISKQALEIAIQNGKLNHYTGKHKTIAGDAFEALKKLIKNKITFDIVVIDPPSFAKQASEVELAKKKYAQLAQLGEKLTAKNGLLVLASCSSRVLSQAFFDINSQVLSLSNRDFKVILKTNHDLDHPIGFNEGAYLKCGYYRFLN, encoded by the coding sequence ATGTCATTTTCAACTAAAATTAAATCAGATTATATACCAAAACGCTTAGCCGTAAAACTAAATGCTAAAGGTGAACAATTTGTGGTTAAAAAGCACCCCTGGGTTTTTTCAAATAATATTGTGAAGATTAATGATGGGTCTCGAACAGGAGATTTAGCGATTATTTTTAGTAAAAATAAAAACAAAGTTGTTGGTTTAGGTTTGTATGATGCCAATTCACCTATTCGCATTAAAATTATTCATAGCGACTCCTCAAAAGTAGAAATAAATGCCGATTTTTTTCATCACAAAATAGAAGAAGCTCATAAAAAGCGATTAAGTTTATTAAAAACAAACACGACTAGTTATCGCTTATTATTTGGAGAAAATGATGGGTTTCCCGGTTTAATTGCGGATGTTTATGATACTGTTTTAGTAGTAAAATTATATTCCGAGATTTGGTTACCTTATTTAGAATCTATTTTAAAAAGTTTGCAAAAAATTTCTAATACTGATACCATAGTTATTCGTTTAAGTCGCGGGTTGCAACAATCTAAAAACCATCAATTAAAAGATGGTGATGTGGTTTTTGGTGTATTGGAAAATGAAGTTGTTCAATTTATTGAACATCATGTGAAGTTTTCTGCAAACGTGATTAAAGGTCATAAGACAGGCTATTTTTTAGATCATCGGGCTAACCGAAAACAAGTAGGTGAGTGGAGTAAAGGGAAAACGGTTTTAGACGTTTTTTCCTATGCTGGTGGGTTTTCAGTTCATGCGTTATACCATGGAGCTAAAGAAGTAACAAGTCTGGATATTAGTAAGCAAGCATTAGAAATAGCTATACAAAATGGAAAACTGAACCATTATACAGGTAAACATAAAACGATTGCAGGTGATGCTTTTGAAGCGCTTAAAAAATTAATTAAAAACAAGATTACTTTTGATATCGTAGTTATAGATCCTCCTAGCTTTGCAAAACAAGCTTCAGAGGTTGAATTAGCTAAGAAAAAATATGCCCAATTAGCTCAATTAGGAGAAAAATTGACTGCTAAAAATGGATTGCTAGTGCTAGCCTCTTGTTCATCTAGAGTTTTATCTCAAGCTTTTTTCGATATTAACTCACAAGTCCTATCATTATCAAACAGAGATTTTAAAGTGATATTAAAAACGAATCATGACTTAGATCACCCTATTGGGTTTAATGAAGGTGCTTATTTAAAATGTGGGTATTATAGATTTCTTAATTAG
- a CDS encoding lipocalin family protein, protein MKKLSILFIALTLVLTTSCSSDDASPEISGSIIGTWKGISVDYSGTTVTSAQGQSVNTDYVGEAYDIDYSLTFNENPNNLISTGSYSIKLTSTVAGQTTTRTVENLKVLGDGTWKMENNELEIITGNGTGVMKIEKLTESELVLSATEVTDLSQGGVSVISTTDVITTYKKQ, encoded by the coding sequence ATGAAAAAATTAAGTATTTTATTTATTGCATTAACCTTAGTATTAACAACATCTTGTTCAAGTGATGATGCTTCTCCAGAAATATCAGGAAGTATAATTGGGACATGGAAAGGAATATCTGTAGATTATTCAGGAACTACTGTTACTTCAGCTCAAGGGCAGAGTGTTAATACTGATTACGTTGGAGAAGCATACGATATTGATTATTCATTAACTTTTAATGAAAATCCTAACAATTTAATTTCAACGGGATCATATAGTATTAAATTAACATCTACAGTTGCAGGTCAGACAACTACTAGGACTGTAGAAAATTTAAAAGTTTTAGGAGATGGTACTTGGAAAATGGAAAATAACGAATTAGAAATTATCACAGGAAATGGAACTGGAGTAATGAAAATCGAGAAGCTTACTGAGTCAGAACTTGTTTTATCAGCAACTGAGGTAACGGACTTATCACAAGGAGGTGTTAGTGTTATTAGCACAACTGATGTCATCACTACTTATAAAAAACAATAG
- a CDS encoding aldehyde dehydrogenase family protein, whose protein sequence is MNIINPATGAIISTIESDTQESLNAKLESLRQGQKSWTKRSIEERLNCIKKFGELVQENKDELAQILTSETGKPLQQSLNEIQGAQNRVDHLCSYAQQWLAPEVLVNKGPTLERIKYEPLGVIANISAWNFPYNVGYNVFLYALVAGNAVLYKPSEFATLTGKQFEAYLHQAGIPKDVFQCVIGDGSLGQHILESHVDGYFFTGSHKTGLHIYQTVAPKMVPVQLELGGKDPLYVTEDVVDVKQSAINAAEGAFYNNGQSCCAVERIYIAEGIYDEFIEAFTEEVTSYKIGDPTDLSTFIGSLTRGQQLEVLKEQVEDAVAKGATLLAGGKAIEGDGYYFEPTVLANCNHDMKVMIDESFGPIIGLQKVSSDEEATSLMLDTEYGLTSAVFSSNEERAMHILDHMNSGTVYWNCCDRVSPNIPWSGRKNSGLGSTLSSQGIRAFVQPKAYQLRVS, encoded by the coding sequence ATGAATATTATTAATCCTGCTACGGGAGCGATTATTTCAACTATAGAATCAGACACTCAGGAATCTTTAAATGCTAAACTTGAGTCTTTAAGACAAGGACAAAAAAGTTGGACGAAAAGATCGATTGAGGAAAGGTTGAATTGTATCAAAAAGTTTGGAGAACTGGTACAAGAGAATAAAGATGAACTGGCTCAAATTTTAACCTCAGAGACAGGGAAACCATTACAACAATCGTTAAATGAAATTCAAGGCGCTCAAAATAGAGTAGACCACCTATGTAGTTATGCCCAACAATGGTTGGCACCAGAAGTATTAGTAAATAAAGGACCAACCCTTGAGCGTATTAAGTATGAGCCTCTTGGCGTTATAGCAAATATTTCAGCCTGGAACTTTCCATATAATGTTGGTTATAATGTGTTTTTATATGCATTAGTTGCTGGAAATGCGGTATTATATAAACCATCAGAGTTTGCAACGTTAACAGGAAAACAGTTTGAAGCTTATTTGCATCAAGCAGGTATCCCTAAAGATGTTTTCCAATGTGTTATAGGAGATGGAAGTTTAGGCCAACACATTTTAGAGTCTCATGTAGATGGTTATTTCTTTACAGGATCACATAAAACAGGATTGCACATATATCAAACGGTTGCACCAAAAATGGTTCCAGTGCAATTGGAGTTAGGAGGCAAAGATCCTTTATATGTTACCGAAGACGTTGTTGATGTTAAGCAATCCGCTATTAATGCTGCCGAAGGGGCCTTTTATAATAACGGACAAAGTTGTTGTGCTGTAGAACGCATTTATATTGCTGAAGGTATTTATGATGAATTTATAGAAGCTTTCACTGAAGAAGTAACGTCTTATAAAATAGGAGATCCAACAGATTTATCAACTTTTATAGGCTCTCTAACAAGAGGACAACAATTAGAGGTATTAAAAGAGCAAGTTGAAGATGCAGTTGCTAAAGGAGCCACGTTATTGGCAGGAGGAAAAGCTATAGAAGGTGATGGTTATTATTTTGAGCCTACGGTTTTAGCGAATTGTAATCACGATATGAAAGTTATGATTGATGAATCATTTGGACCTATTATTGGATTGCAAAAAGTAAGTTCTGATGAAGAGGCTACCTCACTGATGTTAGATACAGAATATGGATTAACGTCAGCCGTTTTCTCAAGCAATGAAGAAAGAGCGATGCATATTTTAGATCATATGAATTCAGGAACCGTATATTGGAATTGCTGTGATCGTGTAAGTCCAAATATACCATGGTCAGGTAGAAAGAATTCTGGACTAGGCTCTACTTTGTCATCACAGGGAATCAGGGCTTTTGTCCAGCCCAAAGCGTATCAATTAAGAGTGTCTTAA
- a CDS encoding gamma-glutamyl-gamma-aminobutyrate hydrolase family protein, giving the protein MIKLGISSCFMYPDTSRNVFGHKSLSYVENDMANYVTRKGVLPVLIPDINEEELFNDILDQMDGFILQGGVDLAPETYGEQPIGKWKGDAYRDAYELKILDYAVKNSKPIMGICRGFQLMNAYFGGTLYQDTLTQKDNVNDHRSAELYDTIKHPVAFTEDKFLDRLYNNEKQIYVNTVHHQAVKDLGKDLEVYAYSDDGLIEAFGFVKEPEGKVIGVQWHPEFFHTIKDELVDADLLFDAFLKHFK; this is encoded by the coding sequence ATGATTAAGTTAGGAATATCATCGTGCTTTATGTATCCTGATACCAGCAGAAATGTTTTTGGGCATAAATCATTGAGCTATGTAGAAAATGACATGGCTAATTATGTGACTCGAAAGGGCGTTTTACCTGTTTTGATTCCAGATATTAATGAAGAAGAGTTATTTAACGACATTTTAGATCAAATGGATGGTTTTATCCTGCAAGGTGGCGTAGATTTAGCTCCAGAAACTTATGGAGAACAGCCTATAGGGAAATGGAAAGGAGATGCTTATAGAGATGCTTATGAATTAAAGATATTAGATTATGCTGTGAAAAACTCTAAACCTATTATGGGAATTTGTAGAGGGTTTCAATTAATGAATGCATACTTTGGAGGTACACTATACCAAGATACGCTAACACAAAAAGATAATGTTAATGACCATAGATCTGCTGAGTTATATGATACCATTAAACACCCCGTAGCTTTTACGGAAGATAAGTTTTTAGATCGATTATACAATAACGAAAAGCAAATTTATGTAAATACGGTTCATCATCAAGCGGTTAAAGACTTAGGGAAAGATCTAGAAGTATATGCATATTCTGATGATGGCTTAATAGAAGCTTTTGGGTTTGTTAAAGAGCCAGAAGGAAAAGTGATTGGAGTACAATGGCATCCAGAATTTTTCCACACAATAAAAGACGAACTAGTTGACGCAGATTTACTTTTTGATGCGTTTTTAAAACATTTTAAATAA
- a CDS encoding iron-containing alcohol dehydrogenase yields the protein MLDIKQTYSFNFPTPIRFGAGVIKELGAYLKDNNLSSPLLVTDPNVAELSFFKDIQKDLEQQGLSTEVYKEMHKNPVKSDVLSGGDLYHKTNRDCIIGIGGGVALDVARAIVLRVNHKRDLFDYDDLIGGDKYVTEDVPHFITVPTTSGTGSEVGRSAIISEDDTKKKRILFSPKLLAKIVFADPLLTMELPGFITAATGMDALTHNMEAYLAKGFHPMCDGIALEGISLIKDSLATATKNPDVESRAKMLLASLMGAVAFQKGLGIVHSLAHPMSSLLDTHHGLANAVNLPYGMAFNYEGFEDRFDKMGVALGLGSNSAAKVIPSLFELNNELGLPTKLGDVGVESSHIEALSQLALEDFCHPSNPKPVTKADFAAIYKKAL from the coding sequence ATGTTAGATATTAAGCAAACATACAGTTTTAATTTTCCAACACCTATTAGATTTGGTGCAGGAGTAATCAAAGAATTAGGAGCCTATTTAAAGGATAATAATTTATCAAGTCCGTTACTGGTAACAGATCCAAATGTGGCAGAACTTTCTTTTTTCAAAGACATTCAAAAGGATTTAGAACAACAAGGGTTATCTACAGAAGTGTACAAAGAGATGCATAAAAATCCTGTAAAATCTGATGTGCTAAGTGGTGGTGATTTATATCACAAAACGAATAGAGATTGTATTATAGGTATTGGTGGCGGGGTAGCGCTTGATGTTGCCAGAGCCATTGTTTTGAGAGTAAATCATAAAAGAGACTTATTTGATTATGATGATTTAATTGGAGGGGATAAATATGTTACTGAAGACGTTCCTCACTTTATTACTGTACCAACAACATCTGGAACTGGAAGTGAAGTAGGGAGAAGTGCCATTATATCTGAAGATGACACGAAAAAGAAACGTATTCTTTTTTCGCCTAAATTACTAGCTAAAATCGTTTTTGCCGATCCATTATTAACTATGGAGTTGCCCGGTTTTATTACAGCAGCTACAGGTATGGATGCGCTTACCCATAACATGGAAGCTTATTTAGCAAAAGGATTTCACCCCATGTGTGACGGTATTGCCTTAGAGGGGATTTCATTAATTAAGGATTCTTTAGCGACTGCTACTAAAAACCCAGATGTTGAGTCCAGAGCTAAGATGTTATTAGCTTCACTTATGGGAGCAGTAGCTTTTCAAAAAGGACTAGGAATAGTTCATAGTTTAGCACACCCCATGTCAAGTTTATTAGATACACACCATGGGTTAGCCAATGCGGTTAATTTACCTTATGGTATGGCATTCAATTATGAAGGTTTTGAAGATAGGTTTGATAAAATGGGAGTGGCCTTAGGTCTTGGATCTAATTCAGCAGCAAAAGTAATTCCTTCTTTGTTTGAATTAAATAATGAGTTAGGATTACCTACTAAATTGGGAGATGTCGGTGTTGAATCATCCCATATTGAAGCTTTGTCTCAATTGGCGTTAGAGGATTTCTGTCACCCTTCAAATCCAAAACCAGTAACCAAAGCCGATTTTGCAGCCATTTATAAGAAAGCATTATAA
- a CDS encoding glutamine synthetase family protein, giving the protein MNTQEIIALLKEQKHEKIKVAIVDIDGVARGKFMSKEKFISALESEFGFCQVVFGWDINDKCYDNVKVTGWHTGYGDMDAKVDTSTFRTIPWEDDVPFFLADFDTDDKSKSYVCPRTLLKKVITQAKGMNFKPLFSQEFEWFNYRETSTSLYEKNFQNLQPITSGMFGYSLLKIGENDAYFSDLFDLMNDFNIPLEGLHTETGPGVTEAAIQYGDILEAADRAVLFKLAAKQIGFKHGIIPSFMAKQISSLPGCSGHVHQSLWDLEKKNNLFYDANSENEMSDIMKSYIAGQLLCLPEILPMFAPTINSYKRLVEGAWAPTNLTWGIDNRTTALRVLATGKKSTRIEHRVVGSDTNSYLAMAAALASGLYGIKKGLKLDTPATVGNGYEDYSNGSLPKNLWDASQEMKNSEIAKELFGEDFVDHFTKTREWEWREFAKEVTDWETKRYFEIV; this is encoded by the coding sequence ATGAATACACAAGAAATTATAGCTCTATTAAAGGAGCAAAAGCACGAAAAAATTAAAGTCGCCATTGTTGATATTGATGGCGTTGCGCGAGGAAAATTTATGTCCAAAGAAAAATTCATTTCGGCATTAGAGTCGGAGTTTGGGTTTTGTCAGGTTGTTTTTGGTTGGGATATAAATGATAAATGTTATGACAATGTGAAAGTTACAGGTTGGCACACAGGGTATGGAGATATGGATGCTAAAGTTGACACTTCAACCTTTAGGACAATTCCGTGGGAAGATGACGTACCTTTCTTTTTAGCTGATTTTGATACAGATGACAAGAGTAAAAGTTATGTGTGTCCTAGAACATTGCTTAAAAAAGTAATTACCCAGGCAAAAGGAATGAACTTCAAGCCTTTATTTTCACAGGAGTTTGAATGGTTTAACTATAGAGAAACTTCAACATCTTTATATGAAAAGAATTTTCAAAACTTGCAACCTATCACATCAGGAATGTTTGGGTATTCATTATTAAAAATAGGAGAGAATGATGCCTATTTCTCTGATTTATTTGATTTAATGAACGATTTCAATATTCCGTTAGAAGGGTTGCACACAGAAACAGGACCTGGAGTTACAGAGGCAGCCATTCAATATGGAGACATTTTAGAAGCTGCTGATAGAGCAGTGCTTTTTAAACTAGCTGCTAAACAAATAGGATTTAAGCATGGTATTATTCCAAGTTTTATGGCAAAACAAATAAGTAGTTTGCCAGGTTGTAGTGGGCATGTACACCAAAGCTTGTGGGATTTAGAGAAGAAGAATAACCTGTTTTATGATGCTAATTCTGAGAATGAAATGAGTGATATCATGAAAAGCTATATAGCAGGACAATTGCTTTGTTTGCCAGAGATCCTTCCCATGTTTGCACCTACCATAAACAGTTATAAACGATTAGTTGAAGGTGCTTGGGCGCCTACTAATTTAACATGGGGTATAGATAATAGAACGACGGCGTTACGTGTATTAGCAACAGGAAAAAAATCAACAAGAATAGAACATAGAGTCGTGGGGTCTGATACTAATTCATATTTAGCTATGGCAGCCGCTTTAGCAAGTGGATTGTACGGAATTAAAAAAGGATTAAAGTTAGATACTCCAGCTACGGTAGGGAATGGCTATGAAGATTACAGTAATGGTTCATTACCTAAAAATTTATGGGACGCTTCACAGGAAATGAAAAATTCAGAAATAGCAAAAGAGTTATTCGGAGAAGATTTTGTAGATCATTTTACAAAAACGAGAGAATGGGAGTGGAGAGAATTTGCTAAAGAAGTGACCGATTGGGAAACAAAGAGATATTTTGAAATAGTATAA
- the eat gene encoding ethanolamine permease — protein sequence MSNNQLTKVLSPLMLWGLGVGYVISGMYFGWNLGLAEGGTWGLAIATFFIIIMYVTFTFSYTEMACAIPKAGGAFEYANRGLGKHLGFIAGIAQNIEFVFAPPAIAAAIGAYLNLLYPSIPLLVFAISAYLIFTVVNILGVKIAATFELVITIFAVIELLIFAGVALPEFEYSNLEINAMPNGISGIFAAIPFAIWFFLAIEGVANVAEEAINPQRSILIGFGSAIATLVVLCILTFVAAVGVGGWEAVVYPEGSNVASDSPLPLALGQIIDSSHVLYKLLIGIGLLGLIASFHGIILAGGRAIMEFGRVGYAPRYLGNIHSRFKTPANALLVNMLVGIIALFSGKTAEIITVACFGALTLYIVSMLAYLRLKKNEPEMERPFKAPMYPVFPLTALIIASIAIIAMSYYNPVIATVFFTLVGLSYLYFVAFLNKKMVS from the coding sequence ATGAGCAACAATCAACTAACTAAAGTGTTAAGCCCTCTAATGTTATGGGGACTAGGAGTAGGATATGTAATTTCCGGAATGTATTTCGGATGGAACTTGGGGTTGGCCGAAGGTGGGACATGGGGATTAGCGATTGCTACCTTTTTCATCATAATCATGTATGTCACTTTTACCTTTAGTTATACAGAAATGGCTTGTGCTATACCTAAAGCAGGAGGTGCCTTCGAGTATGCTAATAGAGGTTTAGGAAAGCATTTAGGGTTTATAGCAGGCATTGCACAAAATATTGAATTTGTATTTGCACCACCAGCTATTGCTGCAGCTATCGGAGCCTATTTGAATTTATTATACCCTAGTATACCGTTACTTGTTTTTGCTATAAGTGCTTATTTAATTTTTACCGTTGTAAATATTTTGGGAGTTAAGATTGCTGCCACTTTTGAACTGGTAATAACCATTTTTGCGGTCATAGAATTATTGATTTTTGCAGGGGTTGCTTTACCCGAATTTGAGTATAGTAATCTTGAAATTAATGCTATGCCAAATGGCATTTCGGGGATTTTTGCTGCTATTCCTTTTGCTATATGGTTTTTCTTAGCCATTGAAGGTGTTGCTAATGTTGCAGAAGAAGCTATAAACCCACAGCGTAGTATTTTAATAGGATTTGGCTCTGCCATAGCAACATTAGTAGTATTGTGTATTTTAACCTTTGTAGCGGCTGTAGGTGTAGGAGGTTGGGAAGCAGTTGTATATCCTGAAGGAAGTAACGTGGCGTCAGATTCACCATTACCATTAGCTTTAGGTCAAATTATAGATAGTTCACACGTGCTATATAAATTATTAATTGGCATTGGACTATTAGGTTTAATAGCCTCTTTCCATGGCATTATTCTAGCAGGAGGAAGGGCTATAATGGAATTTGGTAGAGTAGGGTATGCGCCTAGATATCTTGGAAATATACATAGTAGGTTTAAAACACCAGCAAATGCTCTTTTAGTAAATATGTTAGTGGGAATAATAGCTTTATTTTCTGGAAAAACTGCAGAAATTATTACAGTGGCATGTTTTGGAGCCTTAACACTATACATCGTTTCAATGCTCGCATATTTACGACTTAAAAAAAATGAACCAGAAATGGAAAGGCCATTCAAGGCACCAATGTATCCTGTCTTTCCATTAACAGCACTCATTATTGCATCTATTGCAATAATAGCAATGAGTTATTACAATCCAGTTATCGCAACTGTATTTTTTACATTAGTAGGGCTGTCTTATCTTTACTTTGTAGCCTTTTTAAATAAGAAAATGGTATCTTAA
- a CDS encoding Lrp/AsnC family transcriptional regulator, whose protein sequence is MKLDDKDLIILGLLQENANISNKEIAEATDLTATPVYERIKKLNALKLLKKKVFLLDRKKLGLSLMVIVSVAIEKHSERSAIKFMNAIKKLDEVVECLHTTGDFDFQLKVYAKDIDHYHEFNLKKLGAIENIRHMQSHFVMKEIVNTTSLPLLI, encoded by the coding sequence ATGAAATTAGACGACAAAGACTTAATTATACTAGGCTTACTTCAAGAAAATGCAAACATATCTAACAAGGAAATTGCTGAGGCTACAGACTTGACAGCAACTCCAGTCTATGAACGAATAAAAAAACTAAATGCTTTAAAATTACTCAAGAAGAAAGTGTTTTTATTAGACAGAAAAAAACTTGGACTCAGTCTAATGGTAATAGTTTCTGTAGCTATTGAGAAACATTCAGAAAGAAGTGCCATAAAATTCATGAATGCCATTAAAAAATTAGATGAAGTTGTAGAATGTTTACACACTACTGGTGATTTTGATTTTCAACTAAAAGTTTACGCAAAAGATATTGACCATTACCATGAATTTAATTTAAAAAAATTAGGCGCTATAGAAAACATAAGACACATGCAAAGTCATTTTGTAATGAAAGAAATTGTTAATACCACAAGTTTACCTCTTCTCATTTAA